In a genomic window of Penaeus monodon isolate SGIC_2016 chromosome 27, NSTDA_Pmon_1, whole genome shotgun sequence:
- the LOC119590824 gene encoding probable acyl-CoA dehydrogenase 6, producing MALHSKTPLLFSRINIATRRQGLCRSLSTVTNNTARTKIQDGYYDQEHQELQRSLIKLIETEINPFVDEWETAGQWPGHRIFKLLGQAGFLGINKPTEYGGLNLDYKYHAAYLEALGHIRAGGVSLGIGVQTDVATPALSRFGNDYIKREFLAPAISGDVVACLGVSEPGAGSDVAGLQTTARQQGDDLIINGQKLWITNACQADWICLLANTSIGPPHRNKSLICVPMKTPGVNVARKLDKLGMRSSDTGHIFFDEVRVPAKNIVGEEGMGFIYQMKQFQEERLAMALGTLVPLKTIMEETINYTRERKAFGQPLLNNQYIHFRLAELETELECLRSLIYRAADLLVAGQDVTKLASMCKLKSGRLARVFTDSLLQFWGGMGFTNEVLVSRLYRDLRLFSIGGGADEVMLGVICKYMNTLPHVPVKKVK from the exons atggcgCTGCACAGCAAGACTCCTCTGCTTTTCTCGCGTATAAATATTGCTACACGCAGACAAGGGCTATGTCGATCATTATCTACAGTAACTAATAACACCGCGAGAACCAAGATACAAGATGGATATTATGACCAAGAACACCAGGAACTGCAAAGGTCTTTGATAAAA CTGATTGAAACTGAAATCAACCCATTTGTCGATGAGTGGGAGACAGCGGGACAGTGGCCAGGCCATAGAATTTTTAAGCTCCTTGGTCAGGCAGGCTTTCTTGGCATCAACAAACCTACAG aaTATGGTGGTTTAAACCTGGATTATAAATACCATGCTGCCTACCTAGAAGCCTTAGGTCACATCCGAGCAGGAGGCGTTAGTTTAGGCATTGGTGTGCAGACAGATGTAGCTACACCTGCCCTATCCAG GTTTGGAAATGACTATATAAAGAGGGAATTCCTAGCACCAGCAATCTCTGGAGATGTGGTTGCATGTCTAGGAGTGAGTGAGCCAGGTGCTGGCTCGGACGTTGCAGGACTGCAGACAACAGCACGTCAGCAGGGGGATGACCTAATAATTAATGGGCAAAAGCTGTGGATTACAAATGCTTGTCAGGCTGACTGGATCTGCCTCTTAGCCAATACTTCCATAGGACCTCCTCACCGCAACAAGTCTTTGATATGTGTGCCTATGAAAACTCCAG GTGTCAATGTTGCAAGAAAGCTTGATAAGTTGGGAATGCGAAGCTCTGACACAGGTCACATCTTCTTTGATGAAGTTCGAGTCCCAGCAAAGAACATTGTTGGAGAAGAAGGAATGGGATTCATATATCAGATGAAACAG TTTCAAGAGGAGCGCCTTGCTATGGCCTTAGGGACTCTGGTTCCACTGAAAACAATTATGGAGGAAACCATTAACTACACAAGGGAGAGGAAGGCATTTGGGCAGCCTCTGCTTAACAATCAGTATATTCACTTTCGCTTAGCAGAGCTAGAAACAGAACTTGAATGCTTAAGATCACTGATCTATAGAGCAGCTG ATCTTCTTGTGGCTGGCCAGGATGTTACAAAGTTAGCATCAATGTGCAAATTGAAATCTGGTCGTCTTGCTCGTGTCTTCACAGATTCTTTACTGCAGTTTTGGGGTGGTATGGGTTTTACCAATGAG